In the Leptotrichia sp. oral taxon 847 genome, one interval contains:
- a CDS encoding aminopeptidase, with product MTKENLWKNYSEGKKSKVFEFAEEYKKYLDLAKTEREFVVVTEKGLKENGFIDINEKEILKAGDKVYFNNRDKNLIAIIIGKEDIKNGINMVVSHLDSPRLDLKPNPIKEVEEFALLNTHYYGGIKKYQWASTPLALHGVIYLKDGTKITLSIGEKEGEAVFCVPDILPHLARKVQGERKASDVIKGEELKLLFGNTPVKDKDVDKKVKQWVLNKLKEKYGIEEDDFFTAELEIVPAGKLKDVGLDKTMVGGYGQDDRICAYTSLKALYEVKNPKKTVMVYLTDKEEIGSEESTGLKTTLPEYIVGKILSMTEKNYNDQMLRETLWNSKALSSDVTAAINPVFSSVHDLDNAARLSYGIAFAKYTGGGGKVGSNDADAEFIQEVRKAFDKNSVKYQIGGFGKVDEGGGGTVAKFLAYYGIRTIDAGPALISMHSLFEISSKADLYETYKAYKVFFGI from the coding sequence GTGACAAAAGAAAATTTATGGAAAAACTATTCCGAAGGAAAAAAATCAAAAGTATTTGAATTTGCCGAAGAATATAAAAAATATTTGGATTTGGCAAAAACGGAAAGAGAATTTGTAGTAGTAACAGAAAAAGGACTTAAAGAAAATGGTTTTATTGATATAAATGAAAAAGAGATTTTGAAAGCGGGAGATAAAGTTTATTTTAATAATAGAGATAAAAATCTTATTGCGATAATTATTGGAAAAGAAGATATAAAAAATGGAATTAATATGGTTGTTTCGCATCTGGACTCACCCAGACTTGATTTGAAGCCAAATCCGATTAAGGAAGTAGAAGAATTTGCGCTATTAAATACACATTATTATGGAGGAATAAAGAAATATCAATGGGCTTCAACTCCACTTGCACTGCACGGAGTAATTTATCTAAAAGATGGTACAAAAATAACTTTGTCAATTGGTGAAAAAGAAGGAGAAGCAGTATTTTGCGTACCTGATATTTTACCACATTTAGCTCGTAAAGTACAAGGGGAAAGAAAAGCGTCAGACGTAATAAAAGGCGAGGAATTAAAACTGCTTTTCGGGAATACGCCTGTAAAGGATAAAGATGTTGATAAAAAAGTAAAACAGTGGGTTTTGAATAAATTAAAAGAAAAATATGGAATAGAAGAAGATGACTTTTTTACGGCGGAATTAGAAATTGTTCCAGCTGGTAAATTAAAAGATGTGGGACTTGACAAAACTATGGTAGGTGGCTATGGACAAGATGACAGAATCTGTGCATATACTTCGTTAAAGGCGTTATACGAGGTTAAAAATCCTAAAAAAACTGTTATGGTTTATTTGACTGACAAGGAAGAAATTGGAAGCGAAGAGTCAACAGGGCTAAAAACGACATTACCTGAATATATTGTAGGAAAAATTTTATCAATGACTGAAAAAAATTATAATGACCAGATGTTAAGAGAAACATTGTGGAACTCAAAAGCGTTGTCGTCAGATGTGACAGCAGCTATAAATCCCGTTTTTTCTTCGGTTCATGATTTAGATAATGCGGCGAGATTATCTTATGGAATAGCTTTTGCAAAATATACCGGTGGCGGTGGAAAAGTTGGATCAAATGATGCTGATGCAGAATTTATCCAAGAAGTTAGAAAAGCTTTCGATAAAAATTCTGTAAAATATCAGATTGGAGGCTTTGGTAAAGTGGATGAAGGCGGTGGAGGAACTGTCGCAAAATTTTTAGCATATTACGGAATAAGAACAATAGATGCGGGACCTGCACTTATATCTATGCATTCACTATTTGAAATTTCATCGAAAGCTGATTTATATGAAACGTATAAGGCGTATAAAGTGTTTTTCGGGATATAA
- a CDS encoding alpha amylase N-terminal ig-like domain-containing protein has translation MSYKLEIYKDNKFYEKVDFREKGEKLLTYKWENVDKGSYFFTIKNENDETYGVTYSHTAPFAETFDAVVEKDVVSKPITGFQKGVDILVLFIPEEKKFILKKMKFFKMNLDITEFGLSEAESVKIATNYGGWRLEDEPVRQLDKTNYEIVLAIPEGSYEYKYSIDGKWYPEGANKKLIIGENGDLFAKGDLGTGKFVFEAIDKNVSLKAIAHNYKSLQYFNKISDREYEFKLRTQMNDVERVYISIVLHEEDNYEMIYELERFCDRTNGFDYFERIIDFGKKVDKIRYYFILEDGGVKAYFNGKTLDYKVPKKIVVDTKSDDIQIFSVPDWSKEVIWYNIFPDRFYNKNHYNDPVFNEFGPEKFVKNDLHEQNFIEKYKWKRVNNLYGKFDRNRWTADFKDKVGWERIGEQNIDYSLKYARMYGGDLQGIKEKIPYLKELGITAIWLNPVFFSYQNHKYGANDFRHISPDFGTIKTSGKEYGVKINRENRFGNKSYVDVLGSTVKNNSELELLQVKLKGEDKGKNGYGETEDPATWVWTESDLIMVDLIKELHKNGIRVIFDGVFNHSSDRHWSFNVVMAQGESSKYKDWYKFTDFSEHIPITDDMTDEQAYETLINNKKRVKYNAWAGFNSLPEFNTFNQEYKDYIFNITRKWMYGPDGIENENWMEDDGIDGWRLDVPNCLENQGFWNEWRKVVKESKKDSYITAELWGNASSDINNGNKFDTVMNYEWLKTVIGFFINQSTKGGNQYKLKAQDFFNELREKRSWYPYQALQASQNLNGSHDTDRLYSRIVNDGIGRNLEEGKQLEKGYNSIKPCLAGNYHPNTTIDWRNSEIKPKDILKLISVFQMTYIGAPMLFYGDEVGMWGATDPYCRKPMLWEEFIYDEERNPSYVNQNEVYSQEVDNDLFQWYKKLIKIRKENRVLVYGKFKEIMADNEKDVIVYERINDSHSIIVIINNSFNEQEIEFSTDYLDEKFLNLINGNAIRSTSSGKIKLKLKPKEGKILKKGHR, from the coding sequence ATGAGTTATAAACTAGAGATATACAAAGATAATAAGTTTTATGAAAAAGTCGATTTTAGGGAAAAAGGAGAAAAACTTTTGACTTACAAATGGGAAAATGTCGATAAGGGAAGTTATTTCTTTACAATAAAAAATGAAAATGATGAAACTTACGGAGTAACTTATAGCCATACAGCTCCATTTGCTGAAACTTTTGACGCTGTTGTCGAAAAAGACGTGGTGTCTAAACCGATAACAGGTTTTCAAAAAGGTGTTGATATTTTAGTATTATTTATACCTGAAGAAAAAAAATTTATTTTAAAAAAGATGAAATTTTTTAAGATGAATTTGGATATAACTGAATTCGGTTTAAGTGAGGCAGAAAGTGTAAAAATTGCTACAAATTACGGCGGATGGAGATTGGAAGATGAACCAGTAAGGCAGCTCGATAAGACAAATTATGAAATAGTTCTGGCAATTCCAGAAGGAAGTTACGAATATAAATATTCCATCGATGGAAAGTGGTATCCTGAAGGTGCAAATAAAAAACTGATAATTGGAGAAAATGGAGATTTATTTGCCAAAGGGGATTTGGGCACTGGAAAATTTGTATTTGAAGCAATTGATAAAAATGTGAGTTTAAAAGCAATTGCACATAATTATAAAAGTTTACAGTATTTTAATAAAATTTCTGACAGGGAATATGAATTTAAGCTTAGAACGCAGATGAACGATGTTGAAAGAGTTTATATAAGTATAGTTTTACACGAAGAAGATAATTATGAAATGATTTATGAACTCGAGAGATTTTGCGATAGGACAAATGGATTTGATTACTTTGAAAGAATTATAGATTTTGGGAAAAAAGTTGATAAAATTCGTTATTACTTCATTTTAGAAGATGGTGGGGTAAAAGCTTACTTTAATGGAAAAACATTGGATTACAAAGTTCCAAAAAAAATTGTAGTCGATACAAAATCAGATGACATTCAGATTTTTAGCGTTCCCGACTGGTCTAAAGAAGTTATCTGGTACAATATTTTCCCTGATAGGTTTTACAATAAAAATCATTATAACGATCCCGTTTTCAATGAATTTGGGCCGGAAAAGTTCGTGAAAAATGATCTTCATGAACAAAATTTTATAGAAAAATATAAATGGAAAAGAGTTAATAATCTATACGGAAAATTTGACAGAAATCGTTGGACAGCAGATTTTAAGGATAAAGTTGGCTGGGAAAGAATTGGGGAACAAAATATAGATTATAGCCTAAAATATGCCAGAATGTACGGTGGCGATTTGCAGGGAATAAAAGAAAAAATACCATATTTAAAAGAATTAGGAATAACAGCAATATGGCTAAATCCAGTATTTTTTTCATATCAAAACCATAAATATGGAGCAAATGACTTTAGACATATTTCACCAGATTTTGGGACTATTAAGACAAGTGGAAAAGAGTATGGCGTAAAAATTAATAGAGAAAATAGATTTGGAAATAAATCTTACGTGGATGTGTTAGGTTCCACAGTAAAAAATAACAGTGAATTAGAGCTATTGCAAGTAAAATTGAAAGGGGAAGATAAAGGTAAAAACGGCTATGGCGAAACAGAAGATCCAGCAACTTGGGTTTGGACAGAGTCAGATTTAATAATGGTCGATTTGATAAAAGAATTGCACAAAAACGGTATAAGAGTCATATTTGATGGAGTTTTTAATCATAGTAGTGACAGACACTGGTCATTTAATGTGGTAATGGCACAAGGAGAGAGCTCGAAATACAAAGATTGGTATAAATTTACCGATTTTAGCGAACATATTCCTATAACTGATGATATGACTGACGAACAGGCTTATGAAACTTTAATAAATAACAAGAAAAGAGTAAAATATAACGCTTGGGCAGGATTTAATTCACTTCCGGAGTTTAACACATTTAATCAGGAATATAAAGATTATATCTTTAATATCACGAGAAAATGGATGTATGGTCCAGATGGAATTGAAAATGAAAATTGGATGGAAGATGACGGAATTGACGGTTGGCGATTAGATGTACCAAATTGCTTGGAAAATCAAGGATTTTGGAATGAATGGAGAAAAGTTGTTAAAGAAAGTAAAAAGGATTCTTACATAACAGCAGAATTGTGGGGAAATGCTTCATCTGATATAAACAATGGAAATAAGTTTGACACAGTTATGAACTACGAATGGCTAAAAACTGTAATTGGATTTTTTATAAACCAGAGTACTAAAGGTGGAAATCAATATAAATTAAAAGCACAGGATTTTTTTAACGAACTTCGGGAAAAAAGATCCTGGTATCCGTATCAAGCGCTTCAAGCCAGCCAAAATTTAAACGGTTCACACGATACAGATAGACTTTATTCAAGAATAGTCAATGATGGAATTGGAAGAAATTTGGAAGAAGGAAAGCAACTGGAAAAAGGTTATAACAGCATAAAACCGTGTCTTGCAGGAAACTATCATCCAAATACAACAATTGACTGGAGAAATAGCGAAATTAAACCAAAAGACATTTTAAAATTAATTTCAGTTTTTCAAATGACTTATATCGGAGCTCCTATGCTATTTTACGGCGATGAAGTGGGAATGTGGGGAGCAACTGACCCATATTGCAGAAAACCTATGTTATGGGAAGAATTTATTTATGATGAAGAAAGAAACCCATCGTATGTCAATCAAAATGAAGTTTATTCTCAAGAAGTCGACAATGATTTATTTCAATGGTATAAAAAATTAATAAAAATAAGAAAAGAAAATAGAGTACTTGTTTATGGAAAATTTAAGGAAATAATGGCGGACAATGAAAAGGATGTTATTGTTTACGAAAGAATAAATGATAGTCATTCGATAATTGTCATAATTAATAATTCTTTTAATGAACAGGAAATAGAATTTTCGACTGATTACTTAGATGAAAAATTTTTAAATTTAATAAATGGAAACGCGATTCGTTCGACTAGTAGCGGAAAAATAAAATTAAAGTTAAAACCAAAAGAAGGGAAAATTTTAAAGAAAGGGCATAGATGA
- a CDS encoding GNAT family N-acetyltransferase translates to MKKLDEKIINFRFATVEDAGKILEIYKPYVENTTITFEYDVPALEEFKNRIKNILTDYPYIVCEYENKILGYAYAHKVWMRAAYQWDAELSVYIDKRYMGNGLGKKLYKILIEILKLQNVVNVYGCVTYPNEKSDRLHESFGFKRVGIFENAGYKFGKWIGVTWFHKAISEYKKNPEKLKKISQIDKEKIKLLFLNK, encoded by the coding sequence ATGAAAAAATTAGATGAAAAGATTATAAATTTTAGATTTGCGACAGTTGAAGATGCGGGTAAAATTTTAGAAATTTACAAGCCTTACGTGGAAAATACGACGATAACTTTTGAGTATGATGTACCAGCATTAGAGGAATTTAAAAATAGAATAAAAAACATCTTAACTGACTATCCATACATTGTCTGTGAATATGAAAATAAAATACTAGGTTATGCTTATGCTCATAAAGTTTGGATGAGAGCTGCATATCAGTGGGATGCGGAGCTTTCTGTTTATATAGATAAAAGGTATATGGGCAACGGATTAGGAAAAAAATTATATAAAATATTAATTGAAATTTTAAAATTGCAAAATGTCGTAAATGTGTACGGCTGTGTAACTTATCCAAATGAAAAAAGTGACAGGTTACACGAAAGTTTCGGATTTAAAAGAGTTGGAATTTTTGAAAATGCGGGATACAAATTTGGAAAGTGGATAGGTGTAACTTGGTTTCATAAAGCAATTTCAGAGTACAAAAAAAATCCAGAAAAATTAAAAAAAATATCACAAATCGACAAAGAAAAAATAAAACTGCTTTTTTTAAACAAATAA
- a CDS encoding POTRA domain-containing protein: MKNIKKYITILIFSLATINFSAPVDDATKILDIQQRQLEQERSRMEQQKSQEEFENTRFNDVPKIDKNSNFDDKNSKKFLINEIDIEDKDKLLSKKEKKNILKKYEYLKMGSSDIQNILVEITNKLVSKGYITSIATVSDKNDLTTGTLNLKVIAGKIEDVRLNIF, encoded by the coding sequence GTGAAAAATATAAAAAAATATATAACAATACTAATTTTTTCTCTAGCTACTATTAATTTTTCAGCACCTGTTGATGATGCTACTAAAATTTTAGATATTCAACAAAGACAGCTTGAGCAGGAAAGAAGCAGGATGGAGCAGCAAAAAAGTCAAGAAGAATTTGAAAATACTAGATTTAATGATGTTCCAAAAATTGATAAAAATAGCAACTTTGATGATAAAAATTCTAAAAAATTTTTGATAAATGAAATTGATATTGAGGATAAAGACAAACTACTTTCTAAGAAAGAAAAGAAAAACATACTTAAAAAATATGAATATTTGAAAATGGGAAGCAGCGATATTCAAAATATTCTGGTTGAAATTACTAATAAATTAGTTTCTAAAGGGTATATTACAAGTATTGCAACAGTTTCAGATAAAAATGATTTGACTACAGGTACTTTAAATTTAAAAGTTATCGCAGGGAAGATTGAAGATGTCAGACTCAACATTTTCTAA